The following are from one region of the Halomonas qaidamensis genome:
- the crcB gene encoding fluoride efflux transporter CrcB: MEHGIASMLLVALGGALGGMSRYAVSSLMAYLLGNTFPWGTLLVNASGAFIAGGLLGYYGVPTTQPLWLFAIAGLLGGYTTVSSFSLQTIELWQSGQALRAALNIAATLLLGMVMVTLGWLLAKELL; the protein is encoded by the coding sequence ATGGAGCATGGTATCGCGAGCATGCTACTGGTAGCCCTAGGCGGCGCGTTGGGCGGCATGAGTCGCTATGCTGTTTCTAGCCTTATGGCCTACCTGCTGGGTAACACCTTTCCTTGGGGCACCTTACTGGTGAATGCCAGCGGTGCGTTTATAGCGGGCGGGCTACTCGGATACTACGGCGTGCCAACCACACAGCCACTGTGGCTATTTGCTATCGCAGGCTTGTTAGGTGGCTACACCACCGTTTCATCATTTAGCTTACAAACTATTGAACTGTGGCAAAGCGGCCAAGCGCTGCGTGCCGCCTTGAATATTGCCGCCACCTTACTGCTCGGCATGGTGATGGTCACGCTAGGCTGGCTACTAGCTAAGGAGCTGCTATGA
- a CDS encoding Lrp/AsnC family transcriptional regulator translates to MPVVPLELDRFDRHILNVLQQEGRISNQELAERIGLSPSPCLRRVRALEEHGLITQYRAEVDARQLGYQLMVLLHISMDQHTPERFDNFERHIRKIPNVIECLIITGQAADFQLKILVRDMDDYQHLLLHVINRIEGVTGAHTSFVLRRVFEHRPVPTERV, encoded by the coding sequence ATGCCTGTTGTGCCGCTTGAGCTTGATCGTTTTGATCGCCATATTCTAAATGTGTTACAGCAGGAAGGGCGGATTAGTAATCAGGAGCTAGCCGAGCGCATCGGGTTGTCTCCTTCGCCCTGTTTGCGCCGAGTACGTGCGCTAGAGGAGCACGGGCTAATTACCCAATACCGGGCTGAGGTTGATGCGCGCCAGTTGGGCTATCAACTGATGGTGTTGCTGCATATTTCAATGGATCAACATACTCCCGAACGCTTCGATAACTTCGAGCGTCACATCCGTAAAATTCCCAACGTGATTGAGTGTTTAATTATTACCGGTCAGGCGGCGGATTTTCAGCTCAAGATACTGGTTCGTGATATGGATGACTATCAGCATCTTTTACTGCATGTGATTAACCGTATCGAAGGGGTGACGGGCGCTCATACGAGTTTTGTTTTGCGACGAGTCTTCGAGCATCGCCCTGTGCCCACTGAGCGCGTTTGA
- a CDS encoding arsenic resistance protein, whose product MREQLERQQSWLYLGFICLGLTLGLVAPLLASSLEQLLWPLLGILLYATFTQIPLLHIKQSVTDKRFMAALLIGNFIIIPALLGALVLSLLVLGLPLHPPVMAGVLLVLLMPCTDWFITFTHLGKGDAARAVAATPVLLIMQMVALPAYLWLFLGGEWFQLTLSAGLFSAFTGVILLPLGLAWLTELTAQRYHAVERATDQLGYLPVPLLALVVLVIAATQVNSVLALSHVLMQVVLIFVGYLVVEAVLGKMLGRLFKLPATSVRTLVFSFGTRNSFVMLPIALTLPNGWQAAVVVIVFQSLVELFGMVAFIRWVPSRLIPSRL is encoded by the coding sequence ATGCGCGAGCAGTTAGAGCGACAGCAGTCTTGGCTTTACCTAGGGTTTATCTGCTTAGGGCTTACGTTGGGTCTGGTAGCTCCCTTACTAGCGTCATCACTTGAACAGCTGTTATGGCCGCTACTCGGTATACTGCTCTACGCCACCTTTACTCAAATACCGCTATTACATATCAAGCAAAGCGTTACCGATAAACGCTTTATGGCAGCACTGCTGATTGGCAACTTTATCATCATCCCTGCGCTACTAGGGGCCTTGGTGCTAAGCCTTTTAGTACTGGGGCTACCGCTTCATCCACCGGTGATGGCGGGTGTTTTGCTAGTGCTGCTGATGCCCTGCACAGACTGGTTTATTACCTTCACGCACTTAGGCAAAGGCGATGCCGCCCGCGCTGTTGCGGCAACGCCAGTGCTGCTGATCATGCAAATGGTCGCGTTACCCGCTTATCTATGGCTATTTTTAGGCGGCGAGTGGTTTCAGTTAACGTTGTCTGCCGGCCTTTTCAGCGCTTTTACGGGAGTGATCCTGCTGCCCTTAGGCTTGGCATGGCTAACAGAGCTTACCGCCCAGCGCTATCACGCGGTTGAGCGAGCCACCGACCAGCTTGGCTACTTGCCAGTGCCGCTGCTGGCATTGGTCGTATTGGTCATTGCTGCAACACAGGTGAATAGCGTACTAGCGCTTTCTCACGTACTGATGCAAGTAGTGCTTATTTTTGTAGGCTATTTAGTAGTGGAAGCAGTTTTAGGCAAAATGCTGGGCAGGCTATTTAAGCTTCCTGCCACCAGCGTCCGAACACTTGTCTTTAGTTTCGGGACCCGCAATTCGTTTGTCATGTTACCCATCGCACTCACCCTACCCAATGGCTGGCAAGCCGCGGTGGTAGTGATTGTTTTTCAATCGCTAGTAGAGCTATTTGGCATGGTGGCGTTTATACGCTGGGTGCCAAGCAGGCTAATTCCGAGCCGCCTATAA
- a CDS encoding MurR/RpiR family transcriptional regulator — protein MAHDLLDRLRERLEELNRSERKVANVILEDPAVATSLSIASLAQAASVSEPTVNRFCRNFGAKGYPDFKIKLAQSLAGGTPYVTRAVEPGDTATQYTHKIFGATIAALDEAQREVDMAAVERMVDYLTQAKQIHFFGLGASGAVAQDAQHKFFRFNLPVVAYVDVLMQRMVAAACHTGDVVVIISYTGRTKELVDIARVAREAGAVVLGITAPHSPLSLECTATLEVATPEDTDHYMPMTSRMIQLTLIDALATGVTLRRGEDFLPHLKKIKDSLRDTRFPVEKTGK, from the coding sequence ATGGCGCATGACCTGCTTGACCGCTTACGCGAACGCTTAGAAGAACTCAATCGCTCTGAACGCAAAGTTGCCAATGTCATCCTGGAGGACCCGGCGGTAGCCACCAGCCTAAGCATCGCAAGCCTTGCCCAAGCGGCCAGCGTCAGTGAGCCCACGGTCAACCGGTTCTGTCGCAATTTCGGTGCCAAGGGCTACCCAGATTTCAAAATTAAACTTGCCCAAAGCTTGGCGGGCGGAACGCCTTATGTCACACGGGCTGTAGAGCCTGGAGATACGGCAACACAGTACACTCACAAGATTTTCGGCGCGACGATTGCCGCCCTAGACGAAGCCCAACGTGAGGTCGACATGGCCGCCGTGGAGCGCATGGTTGACTACCTTACTCAAGCAAAACAGATTCACTTTTTTGGTTTAGGTGCCTCTGGCGCAGTCGCCCAGGATGCCCAGCACAAGTTCTTCCGTTTTAACTTGCCCGTGGTTGCTTATGTGGATGTGCTGATGCAGCGTATGGTGGCCGCTGCCTGCCATACAGGAGATGTGGTAGTGATTATCTCGTACACAGGCCGCACTAAAGAATTGGTCGATATTGCACGCGTTGCTCGTGAAGCTGGCGCCGTCGTGCTGGGGATTACCGCTCCTCATTCTCCTCTATCCTTGGAGTGTACCGCGACGCTCGAAGTCGCCACCCCCGAGGACACCGACCACTATATGCCCATGACCTCGCGGATGATTCAATTAACGCTGATTGATGCCTTAGCTACCGGCGTTACCTTAAGGCGCGGCGAAGATTTTCTGCCACACCTGAAGAAAATCAAAGACAGTCTTCGCGATACCCGCTTTCCAGTGGAAAAGACGGGTAAGTAA
- a CDS encoding universal stress protein has translation MTEHVLAAIDGSQYAESVCDYAAWASLALNAPLSFVHVVDNHSDVPEEQNLSGNLRFGARERLMKELSELDEQRAKINRQQGKLMLEAAKARAVEGGVVDPIVRQLNGTLVETLVELEKDIRLLVVGKRGETAHHASGHLGSNLERVVREMHRPILMVPKAFKQPEKVLIAFDGSKTARKGVEMLARSPLFAGTECHVLIVGADTAEHRSELEWALSTLLDAGHQAEGAIRSGEVDDALQAYEKEHAIDLLVMGAYGHSRIRHLLVGSTTTAMLRGSRIPVLILR, from the coding sequence ATGACTGAACACGTACTCGCCGCGATTGACGGCTCCCAATATGCAGAAAGCGTATGCGATTACGCCGCTTGGGCAAGCTTGGCATTAAACGCGCCGCTTAGTTTTGTGCATGTGGTGGATAATCATTCTGACGTGCCAGAAGAACAAAATTTGTCGGGTAACTTACGGTTTGGTGCCCGCGAGCGCTTGATGAAAGAACTTTCTGAGCTTGATGAGCAGCGCGCTAAGATAAACCGTCAGCAAGGCAAGCTTATGCTGGAAGCTGCCAAGGCACGAGCAGTAGAAGGTGGAGTCGTTGATCCCATTGTTCGCCAGCTTAACGGCACGCTGGTTGAAACCTTGGTAGAGCTAGAGAAAGACATACGTTTGTTGGTGGTAGGCAAGCGTGGCGAAACGGCTCACCATGCCAGCGGCCACCTAGGTTCTAACCTTGAGCGCGTGGTGCGTGAAATGCACCGCCCAATTCTCATGGTGCCTAAAGCCTTTAAGCAGCCGGAAAAGGTACTGATTGCGTTTGACGGTAGCAAAACTGCCCGTAAAGGGGTCGAGATGCTGGCGCGCTCGCCTTTATTCGCGGGTACCGAATGTCATGTGCTAATTGTGGGTGCTGACACTGCAGAGCATCGCAGTGAGCTTGAATGGGCGTTGAGTACGCTGCTCGATGCAGGTCACCAAGCCGAGGGAGCCATCCGTTCCGGTGAGGTAGACGACGCTTTGCAAGCGTACGAGAAGGAGCATGCTATTGACCTGCTAGTGATGGGCGCTTACGGCCATTCGCGTATCCGTCACTTGCTGGTGGGGAGCACCACAACAGCGATGCTACGTGGCAGCCGAATTCCGGTACTGATATTACGTTAA
- a CDS encoding SulP family inorganic anion transporter yields MYEKFKQSWLSNLKGDTLAGIVVALALIPEAIAFSIIAGVDPKVGLYASFCIAVVIAFTGGRPGMISAATGAMALLMVTLVREHGLEYLLAATLLTGVLQIIAGYLKLAELMRFVSRSVVTGFVNALAILIFMAQLPELTNVTWHVYAMTVAGLGIIYLFPYLPAIGKSIPSPLVCIVVLTGVYMVSGMDIRTVGDMGELPDTLPMFLWPDVPLNLETLMIIFPYAIMLAVVGLLESMMTATIVDDLTDTPSDKNRECKGQGIANIGSGLLGGMAGCAMIGQSVINIKSGGRTRLSTLIAGVVLLLMVVFLADWVSQIPMAALVAVMIMVSIGTFSWESIRDLKKHPMSTNVVMVATVAVTVGTHNLAIGVFVGVLLAAMFFANKVGNIMYIGSKEVEPGKEREYQVVGQVFFASSERFIAAFDFKESIDKVTINLSRAHFWDITAVQALDRVVIKFRREGTEVELVGLSEASATVVDRYAVHNDPEAVEKLMGGH; encoded by the coding sequence ATGTACGAAAAGTTTAAACAATCTTGGCTCTCTAACCTCAAGGGCGACACCCTTGCGGGAATAGTCGTGGCGCTTGCGCTGATTCCTGAAGCCATTGCATTTTCGATAATTGCGGGTGTTGATCCAAAAGTAGGACTTTACGCCTCATTTTGTATCGCAGTAGTGATTGCCTTTACCGGTGGTCGTCCAGGTATGATTTCAGCAGCTACCGGCGCCATGGCGCTGCTGATGGTTACTTTAGTGCGCGAACATGGCCTTGAGTACCTACTGGCGGCCACGCTATTGACTGGGGTATTACAGATTATCGCAGGCTACTTAAAACTTGCAGAGCTGATGCGTTTTGTGTCCCGTTCGGTGGTCACTGGATTCGTGAATGCCCTAGCGATATTGATCTTCATGGCGCAACTGCCTGAGTTAACCAATGTAACGTGGCATGTGTATGCCATGACGGTAGCAGGCTTAGGTATTATCTATCTCTTCCCGTACTTGCCTGCGATTGGAAAGTCGATCCCTTCTCCCCTGGTATGCATTGTGGTGCTTACCGGGGTGTATATGGTAAGTGGCATGGATATACGCACGGTAGGTGATATGGGTGAATTGCCCGATACACTGCCAATGTTTTTATGGCCTGACGTGCCACTTAATTTAGAAACACTGATGATTATCTTTCCCTACGCCATCATGCTGGCGGTGGTGGGCCTTCTTGAATCTATGATGACAGCCACCATTGTTGATGACTTAACGGATACACCCAGCGATAAAAATCGTGAGTGTAAAGGCCAGGGTATCGCTAATATCGGATCGGGTTTGCTGGGCGGTATGGCAGGCTGTGCAATGATTGGTCAGTCAGTCATCAACATAAAATCCGGTGGCAGGACTCGGCTCTCAACGCTCATCGCTGGTGTTGTTCTGTTGTTGATGGTGGTCTTCCTTGCTGATTGGGTCTCGCAGATTCCCATGGCAGCGTTGGTAGCGGTGATGATTATGGTATCGATAGGCACCTTTAGCTGGGAGTCGATTCGTGACCTGAAAAAGCACCCAATGAGCACCAACGTTGTGATGGTGGCTACCGTTGCCGTCACAGTAGGTACGCACAACTTGGCGATTGGTGTGTTTGTCGGTGTGTTGCTGGCGGCGATGTTCTTTGCTAACAAAGTCGGCAATATCATGTATATCGGCTCGAAAGAAGTAGAGCCTGGTAAAGAGCGTGAATACCAAGTGGTTGGCCAAGTGTTCTTTGCCTCTTCTGAGCGTTTTATTGCTGCCTTCGATTTTAAAGAGAGCATCGATAAGGTCACCATCAACCTTTCCCGCGCCCACTTCTGGGATATTACCGCTGTTCAAGCTCTGGATCGCGTGGTGATTAAGTTCCGCCGTGAAGGTACCGAGGTAGAGCTGGTGGGCTTGAGCGAAGCCAGTGCCACCGTGGTAGATCGCTACGCGGTACACAACGACCCTGAAGCTGTTGAAAAGCTAATGGGCGGCCACTAA
- a CDS encoding TraR/DksA family transcriptional regulator yields the protein MNHPEVDIAAIRQKLLALEVSLREESIESASSRETVELDQTTVGRLSRMDALQGQAMAKAEEQRRQISLKRISGALQRIEQQNFGECIECGEWIGAKRLTWDPLVLKCIKCAE from the coding sequence ATGAATCACCCTGAGGTAGACATAGCCGCGATACGCCAAAAGCTGTTGGCCCTAGAGGTTTCTTTGCGAGAAGAAAGCATTGAAAGCGCGTCTTCAAGAGAGACGGTGGAGCTTGATCAAACGACGGTAGGGCGGTTGTCACGTATGGATGCGCTGCAGGGTCAAGCCATGGCAAAGGCAGAGGAGCAGCGCCGTCAAATATCGCTTAAGCGTATTAGCGGCGCCTTGCAGCGTATTGAACAACAGAACTTTGGCGAGTGCATTGAGTGTGGCGAATGGATTGGTGCCAAACGCCTCACCTGGGACCCGTTAGTGCTGAAATGTATCAAGTGTGCCGAATAA
- a CDS encoding 2-isopropylmalate synthase has protein sequence MSAFDHRKYRPAPRVPAFNRQWPDRDLTQAPIWVSEDLRDGNQALLEPMTVEQKQRFWHQIIKVGIKEVMVGFPSASQPDYDFVRWLIEEDQIPDDVTIAVLVQCREHLIEKTFASLVGVKRAIIHLYNSTSTIQRERVFEMDRDGITDIAVQGATWVKTYAAQYPGVDWRFQYSPESFSSTEIDFSLAICEAVMDVWQPTPDNKCILNLPTTVEVAGPHHHADQIDYFCQHISRRDSVIISVHTHNDRGGAVASAELALLAGADRVEGTLLGNGERTGNMDIVTLAMNLYSQGIDPELDLSNPDEIVQVVHECTGITIHPRHPWVGEMVYTAFSGSHQDAIRKSLKHQKPDEPWQVAYLPIDPHDIGRDYQAVIRVNSQSGKGGMAFLLERDYGINLPRWMMLALAPYVQQESERRNSELSSEIIRQVMFDNFTQNAPLALADYRLSKGQDEGIEITLWEGAETLRLSGTGNGAMSSFTDAWKKHSGSNVAIIDYSEHSLGGDSEANAIAFVQLNIDGQRLCAVAEDSDTVSASLKALLSGINMVQATKQHQQENAAIEA, from the coding sequence ATGTCTGCTTTTGATCATCGCAAATATCGCCCTGCTCCTCGCGTTCCTGCATTCAACCGCCAATGGCCGGACCGTGACCTAACGCAAGCGCCCATTTGGGTAAGTGAAGACCTACGCGATGGCAACCAAGCGCTATTAGAGCCGATGACAGTTGAGCAAAAGCAGCGCTTTTGGCACCAGATTATTAAGGTGGGTATCAAAGAAGTGATGGTAGGCTTCCCATCGGCTAGCCAGCCAGACTACGATTTTGTACGTTGGCTAATTGAAGAAGACCAAATTCCAGACGATGTCACTATTGCAGTACTTGTTCAGTGCCGCGAACATTTAATCGAGAAAACCTTTGCCTCGCTGGTGGGCGTCAAACGCGCCATTATTCACCTTTATAACTCCACCTCCACTATCCAACGCGAGCGTGTATTCGAGATGGATCGCGACGGCATTACCGATATTGCCGTACAGGGCGCTACCTGGGTGAAGACCTATGCTGCCCAATACCCAGGCGTTGACTGGCGCTTCCAGTACTCGCCGGAAAGCTTCTCTAGCACTGAAATTGATTTCTCATTGGCCATTTGCGAGGCGGTGATGGATGTTTGGCAACCAACGCCAGACAACAAATGCATCCTCAACTTGCCCACCACGGTAGAAGTTGCAGGGCCGCATCATCATGCTGACCAGATTGACTACTTTTGCCAGCACATTAGCCGTCGCGACAGCGTAATTATTTCGGTGCATACCCATAACGACCGTGGTGGCGCTGTCGCTTCGGCAGAGCTTGCGTTGCTGGCAGGTGCCGACCGCGTTGAAGGCACCCTACTGGGTAACGGCGAGCGCACCGGCAATATGGATATCGTCACCCTGGCGATGAACCTCTATAGCCAGGGCATTGACCCTGAGTTGGACCTTTCCAACCCAGACGAAATTGTCCAAGTGGTGCATGAGTGTACCGGTATCACCATTCATCCACGCCACCCTTGGGTCGGCGAGATGGTGTATACCGCGTTTTCCGGCAGCCACCAGGATGCTATTCGCAAATCACTCAAGCATCAAAAGCCTGACGAGCCGTGGCAAGTGGCTTATTTACCCATTGATCCGCATGATATTGGGCGTGATTATCAAGCCGTTATCCGTGTGAATAGTCAGTCTGGGAAAGGCGGTATGGCCTTTTTGTTGGAGCGAGACTACGGCATTAATTTACCGCGTTGGATGATGCTGGCACTTGCCCCTTACGTGCAGCAAGAGAGCGAGCGCCGCAACAGCGAGCTTTCCAGCGAGATTATTCGCCAAGTGATGTTCGATAACTTCACTCAGAATGCACCGCTGGCATTAGCCGATTACCGGCTCTCTAAAGGTCAGGACGAAGGTATTGAAATCACCCTGTGGGAAGGCGCTGAAACACTGCGCTTGTCAGGAACGGGCAACGGTGCCATGTCATCGTTCACCGATGCTTGGAAAAAACACTCAGGCAGCAATGTAGCAATTATTGACTACAGTGAGCATTCACTCGGCGGCGACAGCGAAGCCAACGCGATTGCCTTTGTTCAGCTGAATATTGATGGACAACGTCTTTGCGCCGTGGCCGAAGATAGTGACACCGTTAGCGCATCGCTGAAAGCGCTGCTGTCAGGCATTAATATGGTGCAGGCCACCAAACAGCATCAGCAGGAAAACGCCGCCATCGAGGCATAA
- a CDS encoding RidA family protein: MTIQRHDTKARMSRAVIHQGVAYLCGQVAGPEARHDGIKAQTESMLARVDALLKEIGSSREQLLSATIYLKDGNDFAAMNEVWDAWVPEGYAPARTCVCAPLPADELKVEITVTTAVSS; encoded by the coding sequence ATGACAATTCAGCGCCATGATACAAAAGCTCGTATGAGCCGTGCTGTTATTCATCAAGGTGTGGCTTATTTGTGTGGTCAGGTAGCGGGGCCCGAGGCTCGCCATGACGGCATTAAAGCGCAAACAGAAAGTATGCTGGCACGGGTAGATGCACTGCTAAAAGAGATTGGTTCTAGCCGTGAGCAGCTGTTAAGCGCGACAATCTACCTTAAAGATGGCAATGATTTTGCCGCAATGAACGAGGTGTGGGATGCCTGGGTGCCCGAAGGTTATGCACCGGCACGCACCTGTGTCTGCGCGCCGCTACCTGCCGATGAGTTAAAAGTGGAAATTACGGTTACTACCGCTGTTAGCAGTTAA
- the crcB gene encoding fluoride efflux transporter CrcB, whose product MSWQAYLAVGIGSGIGSALRYGVSLVSLAALGGYFPWGTLLVNVLGSGVIGWVAATASRFPKGKLAHWQPLLVAGFCGGFTTFSLFSLETLHLIQQGLSGLALLYILISLPLWLLAAWLGERIALSRL is encoded by the coding sequence ATGAGTTGGCAAGCCTATTTGGCAGTCGGTATTGGCAGCGGGATTGGCAGTGCACTTCGCTACGGGGTATCTCTCGTGTCTTTGGCAGCGCTTGGCGGCTATTTCCCCTGGGGTACGCTGCTGGTTAACGTACTGGGCTCTGGAGTCATCGGATGGGTTGCCGCTACCGCCTCACGTTTTCCTAAGGGCAAGCTTGCGCACTGGCAGCCGCTGTTAGTCGCCGGTTTTTGTGGCGGCTTTACCACGTTTTCACTCTTTAGCCTGGAAACCTTGCACCTTATTCAGCAAGGACTTTCTGGGCTAGCGCTGCTTTATATACTCATCAGCCTACCGCTTTGGTTACTGGCGGCCTGGCTAGGAGAACGTATAGCGCTTTCTCGTTTATAG
- a CDS encoding isocitrate dehydrogenase, whose product MSQSIAVIKGDGIGPEIMDATLRVLDALECGLNYEFIDAGLAALEKHGTLIPQESLDTIEKYGIALKGPLTTPIGKGFSSINVQLRRHFDLYANVRPAISFPGTRSRYNDIDMITVRENTEGAYLSDGQEMIDDGNTGISVIKVTRQGSERIVRYAFELAKNNGRKKVTAVHKANIIKTSSGLFLDVAREVAKEYPEIEFQEMIVDNACMQLVMNPHQFDVVVTTNLFGDILSDLCAGLVGGLGLAPGANIGEKAAIFEAVHGSAPDIAGQKIANPCALLLAAAQMLDHLGMNEKGDAIRHGIRAVLETRRDMVTPDMGGTGTTDTFAQALVEQVAA is encoded by the coding sequence ATGAGCCAGTCAATTGCGGTGATTAAAGGCGACGGTATCGGCCCCGAAATTATGGATGCAACCCTGCGCGTGCTTGATGCGCTGGAGTGCGGCCTGAATTATGAGTTTATCGATGCTGGCTTGGCGGCGCTTGAAAAGCACGGAACGCTGATTCCTCAAGAATCGCTTGATACCATCGAGAAGTACGGTATTGCCCTGAAAGGCCCGCTGACCACCCCCATTGGCAAAGGTTTCTCCTCCATCAACGTGCAGCTGCGTCGTCACTTTGACTTGTACGCCAACGTGCGCCCAGCGATTAGCTTCCCCGGTACGCGTTCGCGTTACAACGATATCGATATGATTACAGTGCGGGAAAACACCGAAGGTGCTTACCTCTCTGATGGCCAAGAGATGATTGACGATGGCAACACCGGCATCTCAGTTATCAAAGTGACTCGCCAGGGTTCCGAACGTATTGTGCGCTATGCGTTTGAACTAGCAAAAAATAACGGTCGTAAGAAAGTCACCGCTGTACATAAAGCTAACATCATTAAAACCAGCTCTGGACTATTTTTGGATGTCGCGCGGGAAGTCGCCAAAGAGTATCCAGAAATCGAATTCCAGGAAATGATTGTGGATAACGCCTGCATGCAGCTGGTGATGAACCCCCACCAGTTTGATGTGGTTGTCACTACCAACTTGTTTGGCGATATTCTTTCCGACCTCTGTGCAGGGCTAGTTGGCGGGTTAGGTCTGGCACCCGGAGCTAACATCGGCGAAAAAGCCGCTATTTTTGAAGCAGTTCACGGCTCGGCACCGGATATTGCCGGACAAAAAATCGCCAACCCTTGCGCCCTACTGCTAGCAGCGGCCCAAATGCTCGACCACTTGGGCATGAACGAAAAAGGCGACGCTATTCGTCACGGAATTCGCGCGGTGCTGGAAACACGCCGCGATATGGTGACACCCGATATGGGCGGTACTGGCACCACCGATACCTTTGCCCAGGCGCTGGTTGAACAAGTAGCTGCCTAA
- a CDS encoding universal stress protein: MSDRVFAAIDGSQYSESICDYAVWAAKALDAPLSFIHTLDNHPQVTEPDLTGNLGLGTREHLLEKLSDIEEQRAKVAREQGRYMLDAAKARAMEAGIADPLCLQRNGTLVETLVENEKEMRLLVLGKRGETAHQASGHLGSNLERVVREMHRPLLMVPKQFTQPKNVMMAFDGSKTARKGVEMLAKSPLFEGAACHVVIVGAETAENRSQLEWAIDVLESSGHQAEGVIRAGEIEETLRAYKQEHGIDLLVMGAYGHSRIRHLLVGSTTTAMLRNAHLPVLILR, from the coding sequence ATGTCTGATCGCGTGTTTGCCGCTATTGATGGATCTCAGTATTCAGAAAGCATCTGTGATTATGCTGTTTGGGCTGCCAAGGCACTTGATGCGCCATTAAGCTTTATTCATACCTTGGATAACCACCCTCAGGTGACAGAGCCTGATCTAACCGGGAATTTAGGCTTAGGGACCCGAGAGCATTTGCTAGAAAAGCTATCTGATATTGAAGAGCAGCGTGCGAAAGTTGCCCGTGAGCAGGGGCGTTATATGCTCGATGCGGCAAAAGCACGCGCAATGGAAGCCGGTATTGCTGATCCACTCTGCCTCCAGCGCAACGGTACGTTGGTAGAGACTTTGGTTGAGAACGAAAAAGAGATGCGTTTATTGGTATTAGGCAAGCGTGGCGAAACCGCGCATCAAGCTAGTGGCCATCTAGGCTCGAATCTTGAACGTGTCGTGCGCGAGATGCATCGCCCTCTATTGATGGTGCCTAAGCAGTTTACGCAGCCGAAAAACGTGATGATGGCGTTTGATGGGAGCAAAACAGCTCGCAAAGGCGTTGAAATGCTAGCCAAAAGCCCGCTTTTTGAAGGTGCTGCCTGCCATGTCGTGATCGTGGGCGCTGAGACTGCAGAAAACCGGTCACAGCTTGAGTGGGCAATTGATGTCCTTGAGTCTTCTGGTCACCAAGCTGAAGGGGTAATTCGCGCTGGTGAAATAGAAGAAACGTTGCGCGCTTATAAGCAAGAGCACGGTATCGATTTGTTGGTCATGGGTGCCTATGGTCATTCGCGTATTCGTCATTTGCTGGTTGGCAGCACGACGACCGCCATGTTGCGCAATGCCCATTTGCCGGTGCTGATTCTGCGCTGA